A stretch of the Sorangium aterium genome encodes the following:
- a CDS encoding aminopeptidase produces MSERLAASARRGAAPSWSVSRPRSAARMVCAAAGLVALCLLLASCTQARYIAQAGAGQLSMAWRAESLEDAAFDARKPWRTRALLREVPHIKRFGERHGLTPTGNYRTYVELDRPAAVWVVSACEPLRFRSKTWSFPIVGTVPYMGWFHLQDAKAFAAPLKAAGWDVDVRPAGAYSTLGWLEDPVLSTMISDGDEALGDLANVVLHESLHATLYVKGQTRLNESLASFVGDELTKLYLDERVGPFSAEKTAYMRELERSEVRTRALHAAYVHLNRLYASAAPDAEKRAEKDAVLARLKADIGARRPINNASLVQFRVYNSGTPELRALLATCGGSWPRFLGALRKLERHRFSAPQENIAGVVEPLIQAGCK; encoded by the coding sequence ATGAGCGAAAGGCTTGCGGCCAGCGCCCGTCGCGGCGCCGCGCCCTCGTGGTCCGTGTCGCGCCCTCGCTCCGCGGCGCGCATGGTCTGCGCCGCCGCGGGGCTCGTCGCGCTCTGTCTCCTGCTCGCATCGTGTACACAGGCCCGCTACATCGCGCAGGCGGGCGCCGGCCAGCTCTCGATGGCCTGGCGCGCCGAGTCGCTCGAGGACGCCGCCTTCGACGCCCGCAAGCCGTGGCGGACGCGCGCGCTGCTGCGCGAGGTCCCGCACATCAAGCGCTTCGGTGAGCGCCACGGGCTGACCCCGACCGGCAATTACAGGACGTATGTCGAGCTCGATCGCCCAGCCGCGGTCTGGGTGGTGAGCGCGTGTGAGCCGCTCCGGTTCCGCTCGAAGACATGGAGTTTTCCTATCGTGGGTACCGTCCCCTACATGGGGTGGTTCCATCTCCAGGATGCCAAGGCGTTCGCGGCGCCGCTCAAGGCGGCCGGCTGGGACGTCGACGTGCGTCCGGCGGGCGCCTACTCGACGCTCGGCTGGCTCGAGGATCCGGTCCTGTCCACGATGATCTCGGACGGGGACGAGGCGCTCGGCGATCTCGCCAACGTGGTGCTCCACGAGTCGCTGCACGCGACGCTGTACGTGAAGGGGCAGACGAGGTTGAACGAGAGCCTTGCGAGCTTCGTCGGGGACGAGCTCACCAAGCTCTACCTGGACGAGCGGGTGGGCCCCTTCTCCGCGGAGAAGACGGCCTACATGAGGGAGCTGGAGAGGAGCGAGGTGCGGACGCGCGCGCTGCACGCGGCCTACGTCCACCTCAATCGGCTGTATGCGTCCGCGGCGCCCGACGCCGAGAAGCGGGCCGAGAAGGACGCGGTGCTGGCGCGGCTCAAGGCCGACATCGGCGCGCGCCGTCCGATCAACAACGCGTCGCTCGTGCAGTTCCGTGTCTACAACTCGGGGACTCCGGAGCTCCGGGCGCTGCTCGCGACCTGCGGTGGCAGCTGGCCGAGGTTCCTGGGCGCATTGCGGAAGCTCGAGCGCCACAGGTTCTCCGCGCCCCAAGAGAACATCGCCGGGGTGGTCGAGCCGTTGATTCAGGCCGGCTGCAAGTAG
- a CDS encoding leucine-rich repeat domain-containing protein — MIRPLVLASLGIALLLLGCDEPQKPVAGAASAAPSAVKPADAPPAASPAAAASAPPKKQDVVCTKSDPVTFSHPGLEARVRQQLQKPEGPIKRAELKNIKTMNLSEAQGLDELDPCIFPELTGLKGLYLPPGKIDDLRPIKGLLRLESLRISATLVKDLSPLSGLVKLDRLDIGRTPVADLSPLAGLTSLTELQFDETEVTDVSPLAGLKKLEMLQMKRTRVSDVSPLRELKSLKNVYLEGSRVEDASPLRSIPGIKIHEG, encoded by the coding sequence ATGATTCGCCCTCTCGTCCTTGCATCCCTTGGCATCGCCCTTCTCCTCCTCGGCTGCGACGAGCCCCAGAAGCCCGTTGCGGGGGCGGCTTCGGCCGCGCCTTCCGCGGTGAAGCCCGCCGACGCGCCTCCTGCCGCGAGCCCCGCGGCCGCGGCCAGCGCGCCGCCGAAGAAGCAAGACGTGGTGTGCACCAAGAGCGATCCGGTGACCTTCTCTCATCCGGGGCTCGAGGCCAGGGTGCGGCAGCAGCTCCAGAAGCCCGAGGGGCCGATCAAGCGCGCCGAGCTCAAGAACATCAAGACCATGAACCTGTCCGAGGCCCAGGGGCTCGATGAGCTCGATCCGTGCATCTTCCCCGAGCTCACGGGCCTCAAAGGGCTCTACCTGCCGCCGGGCAAGATCGACGACCTGCGCCCGATCAAGGGCCTGCTGCGGCTGGAGTCGCTGCGCATCTCTGCGACCCTGGTCAAGGACCTCTCGCCGCTCTCCGGCCTTGTCAAGCTCGACCGGCTCGACATCGGCCGCACGCCCGTCGCCGACCTCTCGCCGCTCGCCGGCCTCACCAGCCTCACCGAGCTCCAGTTCGATGAGACCGAGGTGACCGACGTGAGCCCGCTCGCCGGCCTGAAGAAGCTCGAGATGCTCCAGATGAAGCGGACGCGGGTGAGCGACGTGTCGCCGCTCCGGGAGCTCAAGAGCCTGAAGAACGTCTACCTCGAGGGCTCTCGGGTCGAGGACGCGAGCCCGCTCCGGTCGATCCCCGGGATCAAGATCCACGAAGGCTGA
- the prs gene encoding ribose-phosphate diphosphokinase gives MSQRRLLITISSYSYLEPAFLAAGDFERGLVERKSFPDGERYLRVAVDCWGRDVVLLGGAPRDLDWLEIYDLGCAISRAGARSLSIVMPYFGYATMERAVKPGEVVTAKTRARLISAIPSCDAGTRIFLFDLHTDGIEFYFSDSHVTRHLYGAPLITQAVRALMGDRPYVLAATDAGRAKWVQSLARGLGVEPAFVYKERRGDGVGVTGINADVSGREVVIYDDMVRTGSSLVQAGRAYLAAGASKVHAVASHLVLPGDSLEKIRKASVFTTLLGTDSHPGSQQLADAPGALRSVAPLLVRALEREI, from the coding sequence ATGAGCCAGCGGCGCCTGCTCATCACGATCAGCTCGTACAGCTACCTCGAGCCTGCCTTCCTCGCCGCGGGCGACTTCGAGCGCGGCCTCGTCGAGCGCAAGAGCTTCCCCGACGGCGAGCGCTACCTGCGCGTCGCGGTCGACTGCTGGGGGCGCGACGTGGTCCTGCTCGGCGGCGCCCCCCGGGACCTCGACTGGCTGGAGATCTACGATCTCGGCTGCGCCATCTCGCGCGCAGGCGCGCGGTCGCTCTCCATCGTGATGCCTTATTTCGGCTACGCGACGATGGAGCGGGCCGTGAAGCCGGGCGAGGTGGTGACCGCGAAGACGCGGGCGCGGCTCATCTCGGCGATCCCCTCGTGCGACGCGGGCACGCGCATCTTCCTCTTCGATCTGCACACCGACGGCATCGAGTTCTACTTCAGCGACTCGCACGTGACGCGCCACCTCTACGGCGCTCCGCTCATCACGCAGGCGGTCCGCGCGCTGATGGGCGATCGCCCGTACGTGCTTGCGGCGACGGACGCCGGTCGGGCCAAGTGGGTGCAGAGCCTCGCCCGCGGCCTCGGCGTCGAGCCGGCGTTCGTGTACAAGGAGCGGAGAGGCGACGGCGTCGGCGTGACCGGCATCAACGCCGATGTCTCGGGCCGCGAGGTCGTCATCTACGATGACATGGTCCGCACCGGCTCATCGCTCGTCCAGGCGGGGCGCGCCTACCTCGCCGCCGGCGCATCCAAGGTCCACGCCGTCGCGAGCCACCTCGTCTTGCCGGGCGACTCGCTCGAGAAGATCAGGAAGGCTTCCGTGTTCACGACGCTGCTCGGGACCGACTCGCACCCTGGCAGCCAGCAGCTCGCCGATGCGCCCGGCGCCCTGCGCTCGGTGGCGCCGCTCCTCGTGCGCGCGCTCGAGCGGGAGATATAG
- a CDS encoding SpoIIE family protein phosphatase, protein MRAGTPSLIDASSLILILDVSRKLAAPCDLTELLELIIKTGREVIGADRGSVFLYDEEAKELYSRVATGEAQIRVSIDKGIAGECARKRQTILVDDCYSDPRFNQEIDRRTGYHTKSLITVPLIGLDDKLVGVLQMLNSKADHFGPDERDVAELLAAQAAVAVQRTLLLEERMIKLKLEHDLTIARDIQQNILLRRLPRCPGYSLSAFSKPADDTGGDIYDVIRLEERADMSPILLLLADAAGHGIGPALSVTQFRAMLRIGLRLSADMDALMHHVNQQLLEDLPNDRFITAFLGILDPTTHQLRFHAAGQGPLLHYRAAEGQVVWRDPSTVPLGMFKDLDLPPTPPLVMAPGDLLVLLTDGFYEYQDAAGQVFGKERVGDLIHRLHARPTSDILGALLAEVRRFAGSAKQIDDLTALLVKRDA, encoded by the coding sequence ATGCGCGCCGGCACTCCCTCCCTGATCGATGCGTCGTCGCTCATCCTGATCCTGGACGTCTCGCGCAAGCTCGCGGCGCCGTGCGATCTCACCGAGCTGCTCGAGCTCATCATCAAGACGGGGCGGGAGGTGATAGGCGCCGACCGCGGGAGCGTCTTCCTCTACGACGAGGAGGCCAAGGAGCTTTACTCCCGTGTCGCCACGGGCGAGGCCCAGATCCGCGTCAGCATCGACAAGGGCATCGCCGGGGAGTGCGCGCGCAAGCGCCAGACCATCCTCGTCGACGACTGCTATTCCGACCCGCGGTTCAATCAGGAGATCGACCGCCGGACGGGGTATCACACGAAATCCCTCATCACGGTGCCGCTCATCGGGCTCGACGACAAGCTCGTCGGCGTGCTCCAGATGCTGAATTCGAAGGCGGACCACTTCGGCCCCGACGAGCGCGACGTCGCCGAGCTGCTCGCAGCGCAGGCGGCCGTCGCCGTGCAGCGCACGCTCCTGCTCGAGGAGCGCATGATCAAGCTGAAGCTCGAGCACGACCTCACCATCGCGCGCGACATCCAGCAGAACATCCTCCTGCGGCGGCTGCCGCGCTGCCCCGGATACTCGCTGTCGGCGTTCAGCAAGCCGGCGGACGACACCGGCGGCGACATCTACGATGTCATCCGGCTCGAGGAGCGCGCGGACATGTCGCCGATTCTCCTGCTGCTCGCCGACGCGGCCGGCCACGGCATCGGCCCCGCCCTCAGCGTGACCCAGTTCCGCGCGATGCTCCGCATCGGCCTGCGCCTCTCGGCCGACATGGACGCGCTCATGCACCACGTGAACCAGCAGCTCCTCGAGGACCTGCCGAACGACCGCTTCATCACGGCGTTCCTCGGGATCCTCGACCCGACGACGCACCAGCTCCGCTTCCACGCGGCCGGGCAGGGCCCGCTGCTCCACTACCGGGCGGCCGAGGGCCAGGTCGTGTGGCGCGATCCATCGACCGTCCCGCTCGGCATGTTCAAGGATCTCGACCTGCCCCCGACGCCGCCCCTCGTGATGGCGCCGGGCGATCTCCTCGTGCTGCTGACCGACGGCTTCTACGAGTACCAGGACGCCGCCGGGCAGGTGTTCGGCAAGGAGCGCGTCGGCGACCTCATCCACCGCCTGCACGCGCGCCCCACGTCCGACATTCTCGGCGCGCTCCTCGCCGAGGTGCGCCGCTTCGCCGGCTCGGCCAAGCAGATCGACGACCTCACCGCCCTGCTCGTCAAGCGGGACGCCTAG
- a CDS encoding class I SAM-dependent methyltransferase, whose protein sequence is MTPRLSLSELFPDIHPEWILAEDDDLIVVDKPAGLSTHAPEAERIDDMVTRLRAFLRGRGDAEAYLGIHQRLDRDTSGVLLFTRRREANAAIARQFEGRTVQKTYVAAVSGFGDRPPRGTLRHRLVPAPGGAMRALAETGGAREDRTAGREDRAARREDRTAGREDRTAKREERAAGREDRAASGVLAITRYRLLERRGDRALLELQPETGRTHQLRVQLAAIGLPIAGDPLYGGPEAPRLLLHAAELRLDHPATGAAASFRSQVPAAFEAWLAAAPADPYAGGVAAVERAMREAAERRYGIARAGDTTALRLVHGAGDGLPSVSVDLYGEHLVVSLFGAGEGEPGAPPRDLVLDAAHRLGAKGVYLKARPKHASVIVDARREEFAPRHASRGEDAPEEFTVLEHGLPFKVRLGDGLSTGIFLDQRENRRRVRELARGARVLNLFAYTGAFTVAAVAGGARESVTVDVSRGVVAWARDNLAAIGADPAAHVVVEADVFPWLKAAAQSDRRFDLVVLDPPSFATTKKSRFSAASDFGALAALAFRVLAPGGRLLACTNHRGIARARFRRHLHEAAREAGCDVVQMKDLPDPVDFPSEPGAESHLKSVLASVGAPSAKAAKAAPSAKAAKAAPFAKAGKAAPSAKAGKAAPFARAAKAAAARGARRGPAAPARTTRRGAR, encoded by the coding sequence ATGACCCCGCGCCTCTCGCTCTCGGAGCTCTTTCCCGACATCCATCCGGAGTGGATCCTCGCCGAGGACGACGATCTCATCGTGGTCGACAAGCCGGCTGGCCTGTCGACGCACGCGCCGGAGGCGGAGCGGATCGACGACATGGTGACGCGCCTCCGCGCCTTCCTCCGCGGCCGGGGCGACGCGGAGGCGTACCTCGGGATCCACCAGCGGCTCGATCGCGACACGTCGGGCGTCCTCCTGTTCACGCGGCGGCGCGAGGCGAACGCGGCCATCGCGCGCCAGTTCGAGGGGCGCACGGTGCAGAAGACGTACGTCGCCGCGGTCTCCGGCTTCGGCGATCGCCCGCCGCGCGGCACCCTCCGGCACCGCCTCGTCCCGGCGCCGGGAGGTGCGATGCGCGCGCTCGCCGAGACCGGCGGGGCGCGAGAGGATCGGACCGCGGGGCGTGAGGATCGGGCCGCGAGGCGTGAGGATCGGACCGCGGGGCGGGAGGATCGGACCGCGAAGCGGGAGGAGCGGGCCGCGGGGCGGGAGGATCGGGCCGCGAGCGGTGTGCTGGCGATCACCCGCTACCGCCTCCTCGAGCGCCGCGGCGACCGCGCCCTGCTCGAGCTCCAGCCCGAGACCGGCCGCACCCATCAGCTCCGGGTGCAGCTCGCGGCGATCGGCCTCCCGATCGCCGGCGATCCGCTCTACGGCGGCCCCGAGGCCCCGCGGCTGCTCCTGCACGCCGCCGAGCTCCGCCTCGATCACCCGGCCACGGGCGCGGCCGCGAGCTTCCGCTCGCAGGTGCCCGCGGCCTTCGAGGCGTGGCTCGCGGCCGCGCCGGCGGACCCGTACGCAGGCGGCGTCGCGGCCGTCGAGCGCGCCATGCGCGAGGCCGCCGAGCGGCGGTACGGGATCGCGCGCGCCGGCGACACAACGGCGCTCAGGCTCGTCCACGGCGCGGGCGACGGCCTCCCCTCCGTCTCCGTCGACCTGTACGGCGAGCACCTCGTCGTGTCGCTGTTCGGCGCGGGCGAGGGCGAGCCGGGCGCGCCGCCGCGGGACCTCGTGCTCGACGCGGCCCACCGGCTCGGGGCGAAGGGCGTCTACCTCAAGGCGCGCCCGAAGCACGCGAGCGTCATCGTCGACGCGCGGCGCGAGGAGTTCGCGCCGCGGCACGCCAGCCGGGGGGAGGACGCCCCGGAGGAGTTCACCGTCCTCGAGCACGGCCTGCCGTTCAAGGTGCGGCTCGGCGACGGGCTCTCCACCGGCATCTTCCTCGACCAGCGCGAGAACCGGCGGCGGGTGAGGGAGCTGGCCCGGGGGGCCCGGGTGCTGAACCTGTTCGCCTACACGGGGGCGTTCACCGTCGCGGCCGTGGCGGGCGGCGCGCGCGAGAGCGTGACGGTCGACGTGTCCCGGGGCGTGGTCGCCTGGGCGCGCGACAACCTCGCCGCGATCGGCGCGGACCCGGCGGCGCACGTCGTGGTCGAGGCCGACGTGTTCCCGTGGCTGAAGGCCGCCGCCCAGTCGGACCGGCGCTTCGACCTTGTCGTGCTCGATCCGCCGAGCTTCGCGACCACGAAGAAGAGCCGCTTCAGCGCGGCGAGCGATTTCGGCGCGCTCGCAGCGCTCGCCTTCCGCGTGCTCGCCCCGGGCGGCAGGCTGCTCGCCTGCACCAACCACCGCGGCATCGCGCGCGCCAGGTTCCGGCGTCATTTGCACGAGGCCGCGCGTGAAGCAGGATGCGACGTCGTGCAGATGAAAGATCTCCCCGATCCCGTCGATTTTCCCAGTGAACCAGGGGCGGAGTCCCACCTGAAGAGCGTCCTCGCCAGCGTGGGCGCGCCGTCCGCGAAGGCAGCGAAGGCTGCGCCGTCCGCGAAGGCAGCGAAGGCTGCGCCGTTCGCGAAGGCAGGAAAGGCCGCGCCGTCCGCGAAGGCAGGGAAGGCTGCGCCGTTCGCGAGGGCGGCGAAGGCCGCTGCTGCCCGGGGCGCGCGCCGAGGGCCCGCCGCTCCGGCCCGGACGACCCGCCGAGGTGCGCGATGA
- a CDS encoding DUF1552 domain-containing protein, producing the protein MLRGAGAIAIALPWLEIMGTERPARAQPAPARRFLAVYTPGGTVIDRWRPTGTETSFTLGPILAPLAPVQDRLLVLDGLDMKSAIGEQHQSGIIAWLTGTDQMLTSTGYARGPSIDQVIASRISAGQKAKASLQLAVRWATGKSHGLMSPMNIANFEDTAPYSPIPPRLDPVEVFTELFGTLDPGASNDAALRLARKRSILDYLDRRYDALSARLGAADKQKIDQHLTKIREIEQSLGSTPATTSACRAPMMVDTSDYNPSAGLNADDVGVIVDSSTDAAIPKVGKLMTDMLVMALACDITAVGTLQWSDTEAKYTLPWLNLTEHHHFYQEMGGFRPAECELIYTWYSEQHLYLLQEMEKVDMGGHSLLDESVVFFGSEISDPASHMKTNMPFLLAGGGGGLRTGRWVRYPSFPHNNLLVSILNLFGDPRTTFGLRQYCTGPLTNLT; encoded by the coding sequence ATGCTGCGAGGCGCCGGCGCCATCGCCATCGCGCTCCCGTGGCTGGAGATCATGGGAACCGAGCGCCCGGCGCGCGCGCAGCCCGCCCCCGCCCGGCGCTTCCTCGCCGTCTACACGCCCGGCGGGACCGTGATCGACCGCTGGCGTCCGACCGGCACCGAGACGAGCTTCACCCTGGGCCCCATCCTGGCGCCGCTCGCGCCGGTGCAGGACCGGCTGCTCGTCCTCGACGGCCTCGACATGAAGAGCGCGATCGGAGAGCAGCACCAGAGCGGGATCATCGCCTGGCTCACGGGCACGGATCAGATGCTCACCTCGACCGGCTACGCGAGGGGGCCGTCCATCGATCAGGTGATCGCCTCCCGGATCTCCGCCGGTCAGAAGGCGAAGGCGAGCCTCCAGCTCGCGGTGCGCTGGGCGACGGGCAAGTCCCACGGCCTGATGTCGCCGATGAACATCGCCAATTTCGAGGACACCGCGCCGTACAGCCCCATCCCGCCGCGCCTCGATCCGGTGGAGGTCTTCACCGAGCTCTTCGGCACGCTGGACCCCGGCGCCAGCAACGACGCCGCCCTCCGCCTCGCGCGGAAGCGATCGATCCTCGACTACCTCGACCGGCGCTACGACGCCCTCTCCGCGCGGCTCGGCGCGGCCGACAAGCAGAAGATCGACCAGCACCTGACGAAGATCCGCGAGATCGAGCAGAGCCTCGGCAGCACGCCGGCCACGACGAGCGCTTGCCGGGCCCCGATGATGGTCGACACGTCCGACTACAACCCGAGCGCGGGGCTCAACGCGGACGACGTCGGCGTCATCGTGGACAGCTCGACCGACGCGGCGATCCCCAAGGTGGGCAAGCTGATGACGGACATGCTGGTGATGGCGCTCGCCTGCGACATCACCGCGGTCGGCACCCTGCAGTGGAGCGACACCGAGGCGAAGTACACGTTGCCGTGGCTGAACCTGACCGAGCACCACCATTTCTACCAGGAAATGGGCGGCTTCAGGCCGGCCGAGTGCGAGCTCATCTACACCTGGTACTCGGAGCAGCACCTCTATCTCTTGCAGGAGATGGAGAAGGTCGACATGGGCGGGCACTCGCTGCTCGACGAGAGCGTCGTCTTCTTCGGCTCCGAGATCTCGGATCCGGCGTCCCACATGAAGACGAACATGCCGTTCCTGCTGGCCGGCGGCGGCGGGGGCCTGCGCACCGGGCGCTGGGTCCGGTACCCGAGCTTCCCGCACAACAACCTGCTCGTCTCGATCTTGAACCTGTTCGGCGACCCCCGGACCACGTTCGGCTTGCGGCAGTACTGCACCGGGCCGCTCACGAACCTCACGTAG
- a CDS encoding ferritin-like domain-containing protein, which translates to MASVIGGEAAFIGSLTELIELNWSTVDALAAALSRMSRPGDKSRLASFLHDHERHLEVLAALAHELGEPPVESAVRPKLKSKALTNGMVGDRAILEAMRHYEEDSCAAYERMISSREGLSERARDVLRHSLAVERRHRDWFSEQLDSRQGLLLLPL; encoded by the coding sequence ATGGCGTCCGTGATCGGCGGCGAAGCCGCGTTCATCGGGTCCTTGACCGAACTGATCGAGCTCAATTGGTCCACGGTGGACGCGCTCGCAGCAGCGCTCTCGCGGATGAGCCGACCAGGCGACAAGAGCCGGCTCGCGAGCTTCCTTCACGATCACGAGCGTCACCTCGAGGTGCTCGCCGCCCTGGCCCACGAGCTCGGCGAGCCGCCGGTGGAGAGCGCCGTCCGACCCAAGCTGAAGAGCAAGGCGCTGACGAACGGGATGGTCGGAGATCGGGCGATCCTCGAGGCGATGAGGCATTACGAGGAGGACAGCTGCGCTGCTTACGAGCGGATGATATCGTCCCGTGAAGGCCTCTCCGAGCGCGCGCGCGACGTCCTCCGGCACTCGCTCGCGGTGGAGCGGCGCCACCGGGACTGGTTCTCCGAGCAGCTCGACTCGCGACAAGGGCTTTTGCTGTTGCCGCTGTAG
- a CDS encoding nuclear transport factor 2 family protein: MKRWLPLGLIAAGAVLGAAALLLSPSEEERIRERLTQLEEAVRIDEGERNPLVRHGRIRGEFAEIFAKEASARIAEIGDSLRGRDELANAATQAAVVYQTAEVSLGGTEIQIDPGGMTAEVTATATVTGARHGQEVRRDELPVALRLEKIDGEWKIVSATVHPRQAPGDEGR; this comes from the coding sequence ATGAAGCGCTGGCTCCCGCTCGGGCTCATCGCCGCCGGCGCCGTCCTCGGCGCGGCGGCGCTGCTGCTATCGCCCTCCGAGGAAGAGCGGATCCGCGAGCGGCTCACCCAGCTCGAGGAAGCGGTGCGCATCGACGAGGGCGAGCGGAATCCGCTGGTGCGCCACGGCCGCATTCGCGGTGAGTTCGCCGAGATCTTCGCGAAGGAGGCGAGCGCCCGCATCGCCGAGATCGGCGACAGCCTCCGCGGCCGCGACGAGCTCGCGAACGCGGCGACCCAGGCAGCGGTCGTCTATCAGACCGCGGAGGTGAGCCTGGGAGGCACGGAGATCCAGATCGACCCGGGCGGCATGACGGCGGAGGTGACCGCCACCGCGACGGTCACGGGCGCCCGGCATGGGCAAGAGGTCCGGCGCGACGAGCTGCCCGTAGCGTTACGGCTCGAGAAGATCGACGGCGAGTGGAAGATCGTCTCTGCCACCGTCCACCCCCGGCAAGCCCCTGGCGACGAGGGCCGCTGA
- a CDS encoding LolA family protein, which produces MNRLRLVALVPAAALVVAACDAPPAPVGAAPDASPSAAAPALPQSAAAPPQPADAPPQASAPTAADGAGAPATTDAAGGRASADAGAPAEDAGRKRDDAGAATAGRDAGPLAGDAAARDAGGGRAEATAATSAPAPGTAAPPSVPPAAAGSADAVAAEVDAIFVGKKTYSARFKQEHTQKVSGAVKKQSGTLSVQKPDRISFRYDPPNQNRIVSDGVSLKIYVAEDRQMFVTPVQNSEYPGALSFLMGHGLRPSFTFTFNEKAQFEGGPVLVGKPRSPTPHYEFVMFYIDKALLAKKDPGVVRRVLIVDAQGNRNRFDFENASQPASIDPAEFQFTAPPGTDVKQN; this is translated from the coding sequence ATGAACCGCCTCCGCCTCGTCGCCCTCGTCCCGGCCGCTGCCCTGGTCGTGGCGGCCTGCGACGCGCCGCCCGCTCCCGTCGGCGCGGCGCCCGACGCCTCGCCCTCCGCCGCCGCGCCGGCCCTGCCGCAGTCGGCCGCCGCGCCGCCGCAGCCGGCCGACGCGCCGCCTCAGGCGAGCGCCCCCACGGCGGCTGACGGCGCGGGCGCTCCGGCGACGACGGACGCGGCGGGCGGCCGTGCGTCGGCCGACGCGGGCGCGCCGGCGGAGGACGCGGGCCGGAAGCGCGACGACGCGGGCGCCGCGACGGCGGGGCGCGACGCGGGGCCGCTCGCCGGCGACGCGGCAGCGCGTGACGCGGGCGGCGGGCGCGCCGAGGCGACGGCGGCGACCTCCGCGCCCGCGCCCGGCACGGCGGCGCCGCCCTCGGTGCCGCCCGCCGCGGCGGGATCCGCGGACGCCGTGGCGGCCGAGGTCGACGCGATCTTCGTGGGCAAGAAGACGTACTCTGCCCGCTTCAAGCAGGAGCACACGCAGAAGGTCTCGGGGGCCGTCAAGAAGCAGAGCGGTACGCTGTCGGTCCAGAAGCCGGACAGGATCTCGTTTCGCTACGATCCGCCGAACCAGAACCGCATCGTGTCCGACGGCGTGTCGCTCAAGATCTACGTCGCCGAGGACCGGCAGATGTTCGTCACGCCGGTGCAGAACTCGGAGTATCCGGGCGCCCTCTCGTTCCTCATGGGCCACGGGCTCCGGCCGTCGTTCACGTTCACCTTCAACGAGAAGGCGCAGTTCGAGGGCGGCCCCGTGCTCGTCGGCAAGCCGCGGTCGCCGACTCCCCACTACGAATTCGTGATGTTCTATATCGACAAGGCGCTCCTCGCGAAGAAGGACCCGGGCGTCGTGCGCCGCGTCCTCATCGTCGACGCGCAGGGCAACCGGAACCGGTTCGACTTCGAGAACGCGTCGCAGCCCGCGTCGATCGATCCGGCGGAGTTCCAGTTCACGGCGCCGCCCGGCACCGACGTCAAGCAGAACTGA
- a CDS encoding AIR synthase-related protein encodes MDFLTDAAPKYDRPQRDDASLPARRAFDPRSIGDPRGGPLGGSEYVARHTGEVKGPPPALDLDREARLQGLCLALARSRPQLLRSAHDVSEGGLAIALGECCAAADDPAALVGARVRLPDAPDGVAREPLAEALFGEAPSRIIVSVRPEDAAEVARQAKAAGVPCTELGTTGGDRLTIDAGGSEGIDVEVRALREARDRCLEPIVGR; translated from the coding sequence GTGGATTTCCTTACCGATGCGGCGCCGAAGTACGACCGCCCGCAGCGCGACGACGCCTCGCTGCCGGCGCGCCGGGCGTTCGATCCGCGCTCCATCGGCGATCCGCGCGGCGGCCCGCTCGGCGGCTCCGAGTACGTCGCGCGCCACACGGGCGAGGTGAAGGGGCCGCCCCCCGCGCTCGATCTCGACCGCGAGGCGCGGCTCCAGGGGCTCTGCCTCGCGCTGGCGCGCTCGCGGCCGCAGCTCCTCCGGAGCGCGCACGACGTCTCGGAGGGCGGGCTGGCGATCGCCCTCGGCGAGTGCTGCGCCGCCGCCGACGATCCCGCGGCGCTGGTGGGCGCGCGGGTGCGGCTGCCGGACGCGCCGGACGGCGTCGCGCGCGAGCCGCTCGCCGAGGCGCTGTTCGGCGAGGCGCCGAGCCGGATCATCGTGAGCGTCCGGCCCGAGGACGCGGCCGAGGTCGCGCGGCAGGCCAAGGCGGCGGGCGTGCCCTGCACCGAGCTCGGCACGACCGGCGGCGACCGGCTCACCATCGACGCGGGCGGCAGCGAGGGGATCGACGTCGAGGTCCGCGCCCTGCGCGAGGCGCGTGATCGGTGCCTCGAGCCGATCGTGGGGCGATAG